A single window of Sparus aurata chromosome 22, fSpaAur1.1, whole genome shotgun sequence DNA harbors:
- the snx3 gene encoding sorting nexin-3 — translation MSDTIADTRRLFSKPQNLNDAYGPPSNFLEIDVSNPETIGVGRTRYTTYEVRLKTNLPIFKLKESSVRRRYSDFEWLRAELERESKVVVPPLPGKALIRQLPFRGDDGIFDDSFIEERRQGLEQFLNKVAGHPLAQNERCLHMFLQDESVDKSYTPSKIRQA, via the exons ATGTCTGATACCATAGCTGACACAAGAAGGCTCTTCAGCAAGCCTCAGAACTTAAATGACGCTTATGGACCACCGAGTAATTTCCTAGAGATCGACGTGAGCAACCCTGAGACCATCGGGGTTGGCAGAACCAGATATACCACGTATGAAGTCAGACTGAAG ACCAACCTACCCATCTTCAAACTGAAGGAATCGTCTGTACGGAGGCGATACAGTGACTTCGAGTGGCTCAGAGCGGAGCTGGAGAGGGAGAGCAAG GTGGTCGTCCCACCTCTCCCAGGAAAAGCTCTCATCCGGCAGCTTCCGTTTCGAGGGGATGATGGGATATTTGATGACTCCTTCATCGAGGAGCGGCGACAGGGCCTGGAGCAGTTTCTCAACAA AGTGGCCGGTCACCCTCTAGCTCAGAACGAACGATGCTTGCACATGTTTCTACAGGACGAGTCTGTGGACAAGAGCTACACCCCATCCAAAATCAGACAagcctga